In a single window of the Gossypium hirsutum isolate 1008001.06 chromosome D02, Gossypium_hirsutum_v2.1, whole genome shotgun sequence genome:
- the LOC107908216 gene encoding uncharacterized protein At5g23160, with the protein MKNVSRNKFLLCFRPVVDMDLMLDPKAVVVDPSQNRRALTYLTVKNKADIMKPSTTQSSSSSSVSDTENSIMVHRPGKKRFPHVIKAVVFEILLAKRVKDRKGIPLSSHGKLLDTSADESVNKVPAAEGVQSTVSKPNSVPNSTQKTSKHQEPEMKPKQEGIQKSCSSSSSSNAIFMLVISLAVTIFWGKICAILLTSIWLYFLPHHQQPAGVFENLESITKSSEKKSKDYYRKKVIMEGLLQRKQSKGAFNF; encoded by the exons ATGAAGAACGTTTCGAGGAACAAGTTTTTGCTCTGTTTTAGACCCGTAGTTGATATGGACTTGATGCTCGACCCCAAAGCAGTCGTGGTTGATCCTTCCCAAAATCGTCGGGCCTTAACGTATCTCACCGTCAAAAACAAGGCAGATATTATGAAGCCTTCAACCACTCAGTCTTCGTCTTCTTCTTCAGTTTCTGATACAGAGAATTCAATCATGGTTCATCGTCCCGGGAAGAAAAGATTTCCCCATGTCATCAAAGCTGTTGTATTCGAGATCTTATTG GCTAAGAGGGTTAAAGATAGAAAAGGTATCCCATTAAGCAGCCATGGTAAGTTGTTGGATACAAGTGCTGATGAATCAGTAAACAAGGTTCCAGCTGCCGAGGGAGTTCAAAGTACTGTTTCAAAGCCTAACTCAGTCCCAAACTCAACGCAAAAAACAAGCAAACATCAAGAACCAGAGATGAAGCCGAAACAAGAAGGAATCCAGAAGAGTTGTTCAAGTTCAAGTTCAAGCAATGCCATATTTATGCTTGTTATTAGTCTGGCAGTGACCATATTCTGGGGCAAAATTTGTGCAATACTTCTTACATCAATTTGGCTGTACTTTCTCCCTCACCACCAACAGCCTGCAGGAGTTTTTGAGAACCTGGAAAGCATTACAAAAAGCTCGGAAAAGAAGTCAAAAGATTATTACAGAAAGAAGGTCATAATGGAAGGGTTACTTCAAAGGAAACAAAGCAAAGGGGCattcaatttttga